One Clostridium cylindrosporum DSM 605 genomic region harbors:
- a CDS encoding spore coat associated protein CotJA has protein sequence MYQDKHKDHKCFCIKEYAEAYVLPQVYENLFSVENAFKKGTIFMDLYRPYHQKESIH, from the coding sequence ATGTACCAAGACAAGCACAAAGACCATAAGTGTTTTTGCATTAAAGAATACGCTGAAGCATATGTATTGCCTCAAGTTTACGAAAATTTATTTTCAGTAGAAAATGCCTTTAAAAAAGGAACCATATTTATGGATCTTTATAGGCCATATCATCAAAAAGAAAGCATACATTAA
- a CDS encoding spore coat protein CotJB — translation MHGNSLLDAIRKYQFYAVELNLFLDNFPHDEKATRDYELVSHRLNCLINKYEHEYGPLTNFGSSFKNNPEKWVNQPWPWESYK, via the coding sequence ATGCATGGAAATAGTTTGTTAGATGCTATAAGAAAATATCAATTTTATGCTGTAGAGCTTAACTTATTCCTTGATAATTTTCCACATGATGAAAAAGCTACAAGGGATTATGAACTTGTTTCTCATAGATTGAATTGCTTAATAAATAAGTATGAACATGAATATGGACCGCTTACAAACTTTGGTTCATCATTCAAAAATAATCCTGAGAAATGGGTAAACCAACCATGGCCATGGGAAAGTTATAAGTAG